From a single Hymenobacter sp. YIM 151500-1 genomic region:
- a CDS encoding zinc-dependent alcohol dehydrogenase gives MKALVFHGPKDVRVDTVDDPEIIDPRDAIIRVTSTAICGSDLHIYNGGLPQPRPMVLGHEFMGIVEEVGPGVRGKLRVGDRVVVPFPVACGTCYFCNHELPGHCENSNPDHYGPEGGVLTEKGGALFGYTDLYGGYHGGQAEYVRVPYADFGPRVIPDSLTDEQALFLTDIFPTGYSGIDWADVKGGEFIAIFGSGPVGIMAAKSAWLRGAARVVVIDTQQYRLDKARTTAHCETILWTSQKDVVEQIRAMSEGRGADVCVEAVGFEPDRDLLDRAKAVINLEKGSAKVIEACFSAVRRGGVVTVLGVYPAYYDNFPLGQFFDKGFTIRGGQAPAQKHIDKLLSYVVEGKVQLDDIITHRLPLAEAAHGYDIFRNKKDNCVKVVLKP, from the coding sequence ATGAAAGCACTTGTGTTTCACGGCCCGAAAGATGTCCGCGTTGATACCGTTGACGACCCCGAGATTATTGACCCGCGCGACGCCATTATCCGCGTAACCAGCACGGCCATTTGCGGCTCCGACCTGCACATCTACAACGGCGGCCTGCCCCAGCCCCGGCCTATGGTGCTGGGTCATGAGTTTATGGGCATTGTGGAGGAAGTGGGGCCCGGCGTGCGGGGCAAGCTCCGGGTCGGCGACCGGGTGGTGGTGCCGTTTCCGGTGGCCTGCGGCACGTGCTACTTCTGCAACCATGAGCTGCCCGGCCACTGCGAAAACTCCAACCCCGACCACTACGGCCCCGAAGGCGGCGTGCTGACCGAGAAAGGCGGCGCCCTGTTTGGCTACACCGACCTGTACGGCGGCTACCACGGCGGCCAGGCCGAATACGTGCGCGTGCCCTACGCCGACTTCGGCCCCCGCGTCATCCCCGATTCGCTGACCGACGAGCAGGCCCTGTTCCTGACCGACATCTTCCCCACGGGCTACTCCGGTATCGACTGGGCCGACGTGAAAGGCGGCGAATTCATTGCCATCTTCGGGTCGGGTCCGGTGGGCATTATGGCGGCTAAATCGGCTTGGCTGCGCGGCGCGGCGCGGGTAGTAGTCATCGACACCCAGCAGTACCGCCTCGACAAAGCCCGCACCACAGCTCACTGCGAAACCATCCTGTGGACCAGCCAGAAAGACGTAGTGGAGCAGATTCGGGCCATGAGCGAGGGCCGCGGCGCCGACGTGTGCGTGGAAGCCGTGGGCTTCGAGCCCGACCGGGACCTGCTGGACCGGGCCAAGGCGGTTATCAACCTGGAAAAAGGCTCAGCCAAGGTTATCGAGGCCTGCTTCTCGGCCGTGCGGCGCGGGGGCGTGGTGACGGTGCTGGGCGTGTACCCGGCCTATTACGACAACTTCCCCCTGGGCCAGTTCTTTGATAAAGGCTTCACCATCCGGGGCGGCCAGGCCCCGGCTCAGAAGCACATCGACAAGCTGCTGAGCTACGTGGTAGAGGGCAAGGTGCAGCTCGACGACATTATCACCCACCGCCTGCCCCTGGCCGAGGCCGCCCACGGCTACGACATCTTCCGCAACAAGAAAGACAACTGCGTAAAAGTGGTGCTTAAGCCCTGA
- a CDS encoding S8 family serine peptidase — translation MPLSARARVFCVLCWVAVAAQTSPAAQAQQEPGRAAAPVASRLAPGLEKRPAGQALRVSVTDVAAFRQWLARELPKARATAQPRHPDLLQVRGAAAVALAACPWVRFVDVADRPARPERQINSSNLAVNKISLVHRRYPRLAGQGLTVSIKESPLDQQDIDFKGRLVNPDPQAQMLTAHATIMATLIAGGGNSSPSGKGAAWQARIAQSSYDNLLPDDGAGLTSQGVSVQNHSYGVGIESYYGLEARAYDQQARQFPNLLHVFSAGNSGTQPGGAGRYTALPATANITGQFKMSKNTLSVGATTALGQVVPLSSRGPAHDGRIKPELVAFGDGGTSDAAALVSGMSLLVQQAYREQHGALPAASLVKAALLNSADDTGRPHLDHVAGFGQADAQGAVRTMLDNRFREGSLAQGQEQALTLTVPPGTHRLKATLVWTDPEAAANASQALINDLDLTLEQAGQRWHPWTLSTFPHADSLALPARRRPDRLNNAEQITLDLPAAGTYQLRVRGHAVLQGPQRFSVVYELETGLTWANPTAARALRAGSPAVLRWDWAGPATPARLEYSYVGQPQRWRPLSTSLNLTEQAFVWTAPPDTTALLQLRLLTATASYTSDTVVLARPLALDVAYNCPDETLLAWARVPGIAQYQVYQLGATHLQPYRLVPDTALLLTPAEAAGRHFAVAPVLPGSRLVGERGSTIDASRAEHGCYVRSFIARQLVTDSVEFDLVLGSTFQLQSLTLERLQPDGSYLPVQTLAPGRRTTFLLRDLAPRPGRAEYRVRLLLTGGRTRFSNLEEVFVVGGLADVLVYPVPVVSGQPLRIIGPPDQALRIRVVDMIGRQRLEVNTEPSAVAQFDTHTLGAGLYLLRISVAGSTTEVVRRVFVQ, via the coding sequence ATGCCTCTTTCTGCTCGTGCCCGCGTGTTCTGTGTGTTGTGCTGGGTGGCCGTGGCCGCCCAGACAAGCCCGGCGGCGCAGGCCCAGCAGGAACCCGGCCGGGCGGCGGCTCCGGTAGCCAGCCGCCTGGCGCCGGGCCTGGAAAAGCGGCCGGCCGGCCAGGCCCTGCGCGTGAGCGTGACGGATGTAGCGGCGTTTCGGCAGTGGCTGGCCCGTGAGCTGCCCAAGGCCCGCGCCACGGCCCAGCCCCGCCACCCCGACCTGCTCCAGGTGCGGGGCGCTGCGGCAGTGGCCCTGGCGGCTTGCCCCTGGGTGCGCTTCGTGGACGTAGCCGACCGGCCCGCCCGCCCCGAGCGGCAAATCAACAGCTCCAACCTGGCCGTCAATAAGATAAGCTTGGTGCACCGGCGCTACCCGCGGCTGGCGGGGCAGGGACTTACGGTGTCGATAAAGGAAAGCCCCCTGGACCAGCAGGACATTGACTTCAAAGGCCGCTTGGTTAACCCCGACCCGCAGGCCCAGATGCTCACGGCCCACGCTACCATCATGGCTACGCTGATTGCTGGGGGCGGCAATTCCTCGCCCAGCGGCAAGGGCGCGGCCTGGCAGGCCCGCATTGCCCAGTCCAGCTACGACAACCTGCTGCCCGATGATGGCGCCGGGCTGACGAGCCAGGGCGTGTCGGTGCAAAACCATTCCTACGGAGTTGGCATCGAGAGCTACTACGGCCTGGAAGCCCGCGCCTACGACCAGCAGGCCCGGCAGTTCCCGAACCTGCTGCACGTGTTTTCAGCCGGCAACTCTGGCACCCAGCCCGGCGGCGCGGGCCGCTACACTGCCCTGCCGGCCACGGCCAACATTACCGGCCAGTTCAAAATGTCGAAAAACACGCTCAGCGTAGGCGCCACCACTGCCCTCGGCCAAGTAGTGCCGCTCAGCTCCCGCGGCCCCGCCCACGATGGCCGCATCAAGCCCGAACTGGTAGCTTTCGGCGACGGGGGTACTTCCGACGCGGCGGCGCTGGTGTCGGGCATGAGCCTGCTGGTGCAGCAGGCCTACCGGGAGCAGCACGGCGCGTTGCCGGCGGCTTCCCTGGTGAAAGCGGCTCTGCTCAACAGCGCCGACGACACCGGCCGCCCTCACCTCGACCACGTAGCCGGCTTCGGGCAGGCCGATGCCCAGGGTGCCGTCCGGACAATGCTCGACAACCGGTTTCGGGAGGGCAGCCTGGCGCAAGGGCAGGAGCAGGCACTGACGCTGACCGTGCCGCCCGGCACCCACCGCCTCAAGGCCACGCTGGTCTGGACCGACCCCGAAGCCGCCGCCAATGCCTCTCAGGCTCTCATCAACGACCTCGACCTGACCCTGGAGCAGGCCGGCCAACGCTGGCACCCCTGGACCCTGAGCACCTTTCCGCACGCCGACTCCCTGGCCCTGCCCGCCCGCCGCCGACCCGACCGCCTCAACAACGCCGAACAAATAACCCTGGACCTGCCCGCCGCCGGCACCTACCAGCTGCGAGTGCGCGGCCACGCCGTGCTCCAGGGGCCGCAACGGTTTAGCGTGGTGTACGAGCTGGAAACCGGCCTCACCTGGGCCAACCCCACCGCCGCCCGCGCCCTGCGGGCCGGCAGCCCCGCCGTGCTGCGCTGGGACTGGGCCGGACCTGCCACCCCTGCCCGTTTGGAGTACAGCTACGTGGGCCAGCCCCAGCGCTGGCGGCCCCTCAGCACCAGCCTCAACCTCACGGAGCAAGCCTTCGTGTGGACTGCTCCACCCGACACGACGGCCCTGCTCCAGCTGCGCCTGCTCACGGCTACGGCTTCGTATACTTCGGATACCGTGGTGCTGGCTCGCCCCTTGGCCCTGGACGTAGCCTACAACTGCCCCGACGAAACCCTGCTGGCCTGGGCCCGCGTGCCCGGCATAGCGCAATACCAAGTCTACCAGCTCGGCGCTACCCACCTGCAACCCTACCGCCTGGTGCCCGATACGGCCCTGCTGCTGACGCCGGCCGAGGCCGCCGGCCGGCACTTTGCCGTGGCGCCCGTGCTGCCGGGCAGCCGGCTGGTAGGAGAGCGGGGCTCGACTATTGATGCCAGCCGCGCCGAGCATGGCTGCTACGTGCGCTCCTTTATTGCCCGCCAGCTGGTTACGGACTCCGTAGAATTTGATCTGGTGCTGGGCTCCACGTTTCAGCTGCAAAGCCTGACGCTGGAGCGCCTCCAGCCCGATGGCTCCTACTTGCCCGTGCAAACCCTGGCACCGGGCCGCCGCACCACTTTTCTGCTCCGCGACCTGGCTCCGCGCCCTGGCCGCGCCGAGTACCGGGTACGCCTGCTGCTGACGGGGGGCCGCACCCGGTTCAGCAACCTGGAAGAAGTGTTTGTAGTGGGCGGCTTGGCTGATGTGCTGGTGTATCCCGTGCCTGTCGTGTCCGGGCAGCCCCTGCGCATTATCGGCCCCCCCGACCAAGCCCTGCGCATCCGGGTGGTGGACATGATAGGCCGGCAGCGCCTGGAAGTCAACACCGAGCCCAGCGCCGTTGCGCAGTTCGACACCCACACGCTGGGCGCTGGCCTCTACCTGCTGCGCATCAGCGTGGCCGGCAGCACCACCGAAGTTGTGCGGCGCGTATTCGTACAGTAG
- a CDS encoding UDP-2,3-diacylglucosamine diphosphatase produces the protein MTRPPQLPDLPLPPGRRVYFASDFHLGAPDAARSREREQRIVRWLDMAAQDAAAIYLLGDIFDFWFEYRHAIPRGFIRLQGKLAELTDAGLPVTFFTGNHDMWMFDYFTKELNIPILRHAVSQRIGGHRFHIGHGDGLGPGDHTYKVLKRVFASPVAQWLFARLHPNLGIGIANRWSRHSRLQNGAADDQYFGEDEWLLTYCRELHQQFAHEFYVFGHRHLPLDVEVAPGSRYLNLGEWVNYCTYAVYDGNELALQDFSEK, from the coding sequence ATGACGCGCCCGCCGCAACTGCCTGACCTGCCGCTGCCCCCCGGCCGCCGCGTGTACTTCGCCTCCGATTTTCACCTGGGCGCCCCCGATGCCGCCCGCTCCCGCGAGCGGGAGCAGCGCATCGTGCGCTGGCTCGACATGGCCGCCCAGGATGCCGCCGCCATCTACCTGCTCGGCGACATCTTCGACTTCTGGTTTGAGTACCGCCACGCCATTCCGCGCGGCTTCATCCGGCTGCAAGGCAAGCTGGCCGAGCTGACCGACGCCGGCCTGCCCGTGACCTTCTTCACCGGCAACCATGACATGTGGATGTTTGACTACTTCACCAAAGAACTGAACATTCCCATTCTGCGCCATGCGGTGAGTCAGCGCATCGGCGGGCACCGGTTCCACATCGGGCACGGCGACGGGCTGGGGCCCGGCGACCATACCTACAAGGTGCTGAAGCGGGTGTTTGCCTCGCCCGTGGCGCAGTGGCTGTTTGCCCGCCTGCATCCCAACCTGGGCATCGGCATTGCTAACCGCTGGAGCCGCCACAGCCGCCTGCAAAACGGCGCTGCCGACGACCAGTACTTTGGGGAGGACGAGTGGCTGCTGACCTACTGCCGGGAGCTGCACCAGCAGTTTGCGCACGAGTTCTACGTGTTCGGGCACCGCCACCTGCCCCTCGACGTAGAAGTGGCCCCCGGCAGCCGCTACCTCAACCTCGGCGAATGGGTCAATTATTGCACGTATGCCGTGTATGACGGCAACGAATTGGCCTTGCAAGACTTTTCGGAGAAGTGA
- a CDS encoding biotin--[acetyl-CoA-carboxylase] ligase → MNITKYENQVEAIFPQTLFTGQQLIWLPECASTNTEAQALVVQNRATDGCCVITDKQTAGRGQRGNQWEAAPGENLTLSVVWRPTFLPAADQFQLSQAVALAVHDWARQLLGPDPALRVKWPNDILWGAQKLAGILLENTLAGPKIQHSVVGIGININQRVFGVPTATSLACLTGRAYALAPLAARLLECLERRYLQLRGGGVGALRAEYLRVLYRYQEEHPFEVDGRRELGQIVGVDEAGRLALALRTGLRYFDLKEIRYL, encoded by the coding sequence TTGAACATCACAAAGTACGAAAATCAGGTGGAGGCCATATTCCCCCAAACCCTCTTCACGGGCCAGCAACTTATCTGGTTGCCAGAATGTGCCTCGACCAACACCGAGGCACAGGCGCTGGTTGTCCAAAACCGGGCCACGGATGGCTGCTGCGTCATTACCGACAAACAGACGGCCGGCCGCGGCCAGCGCGGCAACCAGTGGGAGGCCGCGCCCGGCGAAAACCTCACCTTATCTGTGGTGTGGCGCCCCACGTTCCTGCCGGCCGCCGACCAGTTCCAGCTCAGCCAGGCCGTAGCCCTGGCCGTGCACGACTGGGCCCGCCAGCTGCTGGGCCCCGACCCCGCCCTGCGCGTGAAGTGGCCCAACGATATTCTGTGGGGCGCGCAGAAGCTGGCCGGCATCCTGCTGGAGAACACACTGGCGGGCCCGAAAATTCAGCATAGCGTGGTCGGAATTGGTATAAATATCAATCAGCGCGTATTTGGTGTACCGACGGCCACTTCCCTGGCCTGCCTCACCGGCCGCGCCTACGCCCTGGCGCCCCTGGCAGCCCGCCTGCTGGAGTGCCTGGAGCGGCGCTATTTACAGCTGCGAGGCGGGGGCGTGGGTGCGCTGCGGGCCGAGTACCTGCGGGTGCTGTACCGCTACCAGGAAGAGCATCCGTTTGAGGTGGACGGCCGCCGGGAGCTGGGCCAGATTGTGGGCGTGGATGAGGCCGGCCGCCTAGCCCTGGCTCTGCGCACCGGGCTGCGCTACTTCGACCTCAAGGAAATCCGCTACCTGTAG
- a CDS encoding LutC/YkgG family protein: protein MSDTSRDTILRRIRQALQQPAPQPARPDFTAPLHPRPGADEDLAVLFAQSFVRVGGALYYCESTEHFYDQLFAYKKEKSLERLFVWEPELKKLLHEGNLVFQDSETDFLEHADAGLTTCEALVARTGSVLVSSATGSGRRLSIYPDQHLVFARTSQVVPDIGDALQSMQQKYGPDRLPSMVSLTTGPSRTADIEKTLVLGAHGPRSIVLFLLDDAPAATA, encoded by the coding sequence ATGTCCGACACCTCCCGCGACACCATCCTGCGCCGCATTCGGCAGGCCTTGCAGCAGCCGGCGCCGCAGCCGGCCCGGCCCGACTTTACGGCGCCCCTGCACCCGCGGCCGGGCGCCGACGAGGACCTGGCCGTGCTGTTTGCCCAGAGCTTCGTGCGGGTGGGCGGGGCCTTGTATTACTGCGAGTCGACGGAGCACTTCTACGATCAACTGTTTGCCTACAAAAAGGAGAAGAGCCTGGAGCGCCTGTTTGTGTGGGAGCCGGAGCTGAAAAAGCTGCTGCACGAGGGCAACTTGGTGTTTCAGGATTCGGAAACTGATTTTCTGGAACACGCCGACGCTGGCCTCACGACCTGCGAGGCCCTGGTAGCCCGCACGGGCAGCGTACTGGTGAGCAGCGCCACCGGCAGCGGCCGGCGCCTGAGCATTTACCCCGACCAGCACCTGGTGTTTGCCCGCACCTCGCAGGTGGTACCCGACATTGGCGATGCGCTCCAAAGTATGCAGCAGAAGTACGGGCCCGACCGGCTGCCCTCCATGGTGTCGTTGACCACGGGGCCAAGCCGCACGGCGGATATTGAGAAAACGCTGGTGCTCGGTGCCCACGGCCCGCGCAGCATCGTGTTGTTTTTACTGGATGACGCGCCCGCCGCAACTGCCTGA
- the ftsH gene encoding ATP-dependent zinc metalloprotease FtsH, translating to MSDTTPKKKKPMLPNPAPRPGMQLWVLTGLVVLILGMVYLSRSNPLVEITQTRFEQMLTVGDVRDITLVNDRQVEVTLKPEATKKPEYARELARRGPLSMEQGAQYGFRVVDGKTFKEDLDKAQAALPADRRVGLKVTDRTGYGEYVSTWGFMILLFVGFWFLMRRMSGAGGPGGQIFNIGKSRAALFEGGDKVKITFKDVAGLEEAKEEVQEIVEFLKNPSKFTVLGGKIPKGALLVGPPGTGKTLLAKAVAGEADVPFFSLSGSDFVEMFVGVGAARVRDLFKQAKAKAPCIIFIDEIDAIGRSRSRGNVPGGNDERENTLNSLLVEMDGFGTDSGVIILAATNRPDTLDSALLRPGRFDRQISIDKPDINGRTQIFNVHLKPLTLGPDVEAKKLAAQTPGFAGAEIANVCNEAALIAARRDKKMVTMQDFTDAVDRVIGGLEKKNKIISPGEKKIVAYHEAGHAIAGWFMEHADPLVKVSIVPRGVAALGYAQYLPREQFLYNTEQLMDEMCMTLGGRAAEELVFGKISTGALSDLERITKVAYSIVTVYGMNPKLGNISFYDSKGQNEYGFTKPYSEATSQMIDEEVRTIIEQAYTRTKELLTERRHELEVVAKELLEKEILLQDDLERLVGKRPFDSQTTYQAHMAGTDRSETLSERKQEHPGLPLGNDLPDLNLPGVDNDKSGASSSEPSGTVVTPM from the coding sequence ATGTCAGATACAACCCCCAAGAAGAAAAAACCAATGCTGCCCAACCCTGCCCCGCGGCCGGGTATGCAGCTGTGGGTACTCACGGGTTTGGTCGTCCTCATTCTGGGGATGGTCTACCTCTCGCGGAGCAACCCCCTCGTTGAAATCACCCAAACCCGGTTTGAGCAGATGCTCACGGTCGGCGATGTACGCGACATTACCCTGGTCAACGACCGGCAGGTGGAGGTTACGCTTAAGCCCGAAGCCACCAAGAAGCCGGAATATGCCCGTGAGCTGGCCCGCCGCGGCCCGCTGAGCATGGAGCAGGGCGCCCAGTACGGGTTCCGGGTCGTGGATGGCAAGACGTTCAAGGAAGACCTCGACAAGGCCCAGGCCGCGCTGCCCGCCGACCGCCGGGTAGGCCTGAAGGTGACGGACCGCACCGGCTACGGCGAGTACGTAAGCACCTGGGGCTTTATGATTCTGCTGTTCGTGGGTTTCTGGTTCCTGATGCGCCGCATGAGCGGGGCGGGCGGACCCGGCGGCCAGATTTTCAACATCGGTAAGTCGCGCGCGGCCCTGTTTGAGGGCGGCGACAAGGTAAAGATTACCTTCAAGGACGTGGCCGGCCTGGAAGAAGCCAAGGAGGAAGTGCAGGAAATCGTGGAGTTCCTGAAGAACCCCTCCAAGTTCACGGTGCTGGGCGGCAAGATTCCGAAGGGCGCCCTGCTGGTAGGTCCTCCCGGCACGGGTAAGACCTTGCTGGCCAAAGCAGTAGCCGGCGAGGCTGACGTGCCCTTCTTCTCCCTGTCGGGCTCCGACTTCGTGGAAATGTTCGTGGGTGTGGGCGCGGCCCGCGTCCGGGACCTGTTCAAGCAGGCCAAGGCCAAGGCCCCGTGCATCATCTTCATCGACGAAATTGACGCCATCGGGCGCAGCCGCAGCCGTGGCAACGTGCCCGGCGGCAACGACGAGCGGGAAAACACCCTGAACTCGTTGCTGGTGGAAATGGACGGCTTCGGCACCGACTCCGGCGTTATCATCCTGGCCGCCACCAACCGTCCCGACACGCTCGACTCGGCTCTGCTGCGCCCCGGCCGCTTCGACCGCCAAATCAGCATCGACAAGCCCGATATCAACGGCCGCACCCAGATTTTCAACGTCCACCTCAAGCCCCTGACCCTGGGCCCCGATGTGGAAGCCAAGAAGCTGGCCGCCCAGACGCCCGGTTTTGCCGGCGCCGAAATTGCCAACGTCTGCAACGAAGCCGCCCTCATTGCCGCCCGCCGCGACAAGAAGATGGTGACCATGCAGGACTTCACCGACGCCGTGGACCGCGTGATTGGTGGCCTGGAGAAGAAAAACAAGATTATCAGCCCCGGAGAAAAGAAAATCGTGGCTTACCACGAGGCTGGCCATGCCATTGCAGGCTGGTTCATGGAGCACGCCGACCCGTTGGTGAAAGTAAGCATCGTGCCCCGCGGGGTGGCGGCGCTGGGCTACGCGCAGTATCTGCCGCGGGAGCAGTTCCTCTACAACACCGAGCAGCTCATGGACGAGATGTGCATGACCCTAGGGGGCCGCGCCGCCGAGGAGCTGGTGTTCGGCAAAATTTCGACCGGCGCCCTCTCTGACCTGGAGCGCATCACCAAGGTGGCGTACAGCATCGTGACGGTGTACGGCATGAACCCCAAGCTGGGCAATATCTCGTTCTATGACTCCAAGGGGCAGAATGAGTACGGCTTCACCAAGCCCTACTCGGAGGCTACCTCGCAGATGATTGACGAAGAGGTGCGTACTATTATCGAGCAGGCATATACTCGCACCAAGGAGCTGCTCACCGAGCGCCGGCACGAGCTGGAGGTGGTAGCCAAGGAGTTGCTGGAGAAGGAAATCCTGCTGCAAGACGACCTGGAGCGTCTGGTGGGCAAGCGGCCCTTCGACAGCCAGACCACCTACCAGGCCCACATGGCCGGCACCGACCGGAGCGAAACCCTGAGTGAGCGGAAACAAGAGCACCCCGGCCTGCCTCTCGGCAACGACCTGCCCGACCTGAACCTACCTGGCGTAGACAATGACAAGTCCGGCGCTTCATCTTCTGAGCCCAGCGGCACGGTGGTGACACCCATGTAG
- a CDS encoding T9SS type A sorting domain-containing protein, whose protein sequence is MKLTLRFLSLLLLLAWQLSVHAASVAAQTTAPAPTVAPKTNSLPTISLFPNPARGLVTITVGQKITGEYKLRLSNIIGREVRTVVLRPEAATNGITVNLSDLPAGMYFYSLVLNDKVMSTRRLVLQN, encoded by the coding sequence ATGAAACTTACGCTTCGCTTTCTTTCACTTCTGCTCCTGCTGGCCTGGCAGCTGTCGGTGCATGCGGCTTCCGTCGCAGCTCAAACGACGGCGCCGGCCCCCACGGTAGCTCCTAAGACGAATAGCTTACCCACGATTTCTCTTTTCCCCAACCCGGCCCGCGGACTGGTTACCATCACGGTGGGCCAGAAAATAACCGGGGAGTATAAATTGCGTCTCAGCAACATTATTGGCCGCGAAGTGCGCACCGTGGTGCTGCGGCCCGAAGCGGCTACCAATGGCATTACCGTCAATTTGTCGGATTTGCCGGCAGGTATGTATTTCTACAGCCTTGTGCTGAACGATAAGGTGATGAGCACCCGGCGCCTGGTGTTGCAGAACTAA
- a CDS encoding zinc-dependent metalloprotease translates to MKISQLFTPLALFAASALTLSSCQEKANVEVKNEVSETTINQIKALGFTAAGAQKVDGGVLVEGDILLTNEMLASKPDYNMLRVGQDEQYRTTNLVGGLPRTITVRVSTSLPSAYVTATDEAIRRFNAEGLRLSFRRVTSGGNIVLSAAPSGSGYLASAGFPSGGNPYGQVLVNSGAIGTANASTYIATILAHEIGHCIGFRHTDYMGRQYSCGGSSVNEGASSVGAIHIPGTPTGPDPNSWMLACIGSGSNRPFNGNDVTALNYVY, encoded by the coding sequence ATGAAAATTTCTCAACTCTTCACCCCGCTCGCTTTATTTGCTGCTTCGGCACTTACCCTGTCTTCCTGCCAGGAAAAAGCCAATGTTGAAGTAAAAAACGAGGTTTCAGAAACTACTATCAATCAAATTAAGGCACTGGGCTTTACGGCCGCCGGTGCCCAGAAGGTTGATGGCGGGGTACTGGTGGAGGGCGACATTCTGCTGACCAACGAGATGCTGGCCAGCAAGCCCGACTATAACATGCTGCGCGTAGGCCAGGACGAGCAGTACCGCACTACCAACCTGGTAGGCGGCCTGCCCCGCACCATTACCGTACGCGTTTCGACCAGCCTGCCCTCGGCCTACGTTACGGCTACTGACGAGGCCATCCGCCGCTTTAATGCCGAAGGCTTGCGTCTTTCCTTCCGCCGGGTTACGTCGGGTGGTAACATTGTGCTGTCGGCTGCTCCTTCGGGCTCCGGCTACTTGGCTTCGGCTGGCTTCCCCTCGGGCGGCAACCCCTATGGCCAGGTGCTGGTAAACTCCGGCGCCATCGGCACGGCTAACGCCTCCACGTACATTGCCACCATTCTGGCCCACGAAATCGGCCACTGCATTGGCTTCCGCCACACCGACTACATGGGCCGCCAGTACAGCTGCGGTGGCTCGTCGGTGAACGAAGGTGCCAGCTCGGTAGGTGCCATCCACATCCCCGGCACGCCCACCGGCCCCGACCCCAACTCCTGGATGCTGGCCTGCATCGGCTCGGGCAGCAACCGTCCCTTCAACGGCAACGACGTTACGGCCCTCAACTACGTGTACTAA
- the rsfS gene encoding ribosome silencing factor: protein MKSTLVRQDSDNLADVVVRGMQEKKAADIVVLNLKELKNAVADYFVICSASSDTQLDAIARSVEEEVEKLTGQSPWQSEGRMNREWVLLDYVDVVVHVFLRDRRAFYALEELWGDAAITYVEEEETSTAVK from the coding sequence ATGAAAAGTACCCTGGTTCGGCAGGATTCGGACAACTTGGCAGATGTAGTAGTGCGCGGCATGCAAGAGAAGAAGGCAGCCGATATCGTGGTACTTAATCTAAAAGAGCTTAAAAATGCCGTGGCAGATTATTTTGTTATCTGCTCGGCTTCCTCAGATACCCAACTCGACGCCATTGCGCGCTCGGTGGAAGAAGAAGTAGAAAAACTCACCGGCCAGAGCCCCTGGCAGTCGGAAGGGCGCATGAACCGCGAGTGGGTGCTGCTCGACTACGTGGACGTAGTAGTGCACGTGTTCCTGCGCGACCGGCGCGCGTTCTACGCTTTGGAAGAGTTGTGGGGCGACGCCGCCATTACCTACGTGGAAGAGGAGGAAACCTCGACGGCGGTAAAGTAA